In the Parasteatoda tepidariorum isolate YZ-2023 chromosome 3, CAS_Ptep_4.0, whole genome shotgun sequence genome, one interval contains:
- the LOC107454756 gene encoding vesicle transport through interaction with t-SNAREs homolog 1B has translation MSSEIFENLEEDFISSRDGLSIKIDELVSKSSGQARKNLLREIQRELDDAQSVLEDLELEAKKAPYPFRLQMNNRLKSYRLDLNHMKKKVSQSENNLATSKRNQLLGPSNPSSSANYPSGNVAAGNRGRLLQMNETIERTGQTITRTQQIAAETDQVGIAVVDELGAQRESLIRTKERLVDTDANLSRSRKILRSMYRRVMTNKLILIVIIILEVAILFGVAYYKFFR, from the coding sequence ATGTCGTctgaaatctttgaaaatttagaagagGATTTTATATCTTCGAGAGATGGCTTGAGTATAAAAATTGATGAACTTGTATCTAAATCTTCAGGACAAGCCAGAAAAAATCTCTTAAGAGAAATACAGAGAGAATTAGATGATGCTCAAAGTGTGTTAGAAGATCTAGAATTGGAAGCTAAGAAAGCTCCATATCCTTTTCGTTTGCAAATGAATAACCGATTAAAAAGCTATCGCCTAGACCTCAAtcatatgaagaaaaaagttagtcaaagtgaaaataatcttgCAACATCAAAGCGAAATCAGCTTTTAGGGCCTTCGAACCCATCGAGTAGTGCAAATTATCCTTCCGGCAACGTTGCGGCTGGAAACCGTGGGAGGTTGTTGCAAATGAATGAAACTATAGAACGAACTGGGCAGACGATAACTAGAACACAGCAGATTGCTGCAGAAACTGATCAGGTTGGTATTGCTGTTGTTGATGAACTTGGAGCTCAGAGGGAGTCTTTAATAAGGACTAAAGAAAGACTTGTAGACACTGACGCCAACCTGTCAAGAAGCAGGAAAATTTTACGTTCCATGTACCGTAGAGTTAtgactaataaattaattttaattgtaatcatAATATTAGAAGTGGCAATTTTGTTTGGCGTTgcatactataaattttttcgatag